The following coding sequences lie in one Macaca thibetana thibetana isolate TM-01 chromosome 18, ASM2454274v1, whole genome shotgun sequence genomic window:
- the LOC126941507 gene encoding LOW QUALITY PROTEIN: elongin-A3-like (The sequence of the model RefSeq protein was modified relative to this genomic sequence to represent the inferred CDS: deleted 2 bases in 2 codons) encodes MAAGSTTLHAVEKLQVRLATKTDPKKLEKYLQKLSALPMTADILAETGIRKTVKRLRKHQHVGDFARDLAARWKKLVLVDPNTGPDAQDPEESASRKRYGEALQDQEKAWGFPENGTVPRSPPDSPEHRRTAHRTPPGLQRPHRRSPSREHRAQRKRPRRAPADSGPHGAPPLHTAPLPTPEGPEPAVPGKQPGRGHAHAAQGGPPLGQGCQGQPQGEALVSHSKGHKSSRWASAQKLPPVQESQSERLQVAGADSAGPKTVPSHAFSELWDPSEAWMQANYDLLSAFEAMTSQEKPEALSAPTFQEEAAFTGHRVNAKIQVYSGSRPACQPQVLTLRQQCIRGLRHNPDALGDVEGVPYSVLEPLPEGWTPDQLYRREKYNHALAGDTDELWRIHCLQDFKEEKPQEHESWRELYLRLRDSREQRLRAVTTKIRSARENKPIPRQTKMICFNSGAKTPYDASRRQEKSAGAADPEEGEIKPAPKAAGSSHVPSSRGGVGGGDRGGGGLVGGGGSSNERPAPAAKTRKPAAKKVAPLMAKAIRDYKRRFSRR; translated from the exons ATGGCGGCAGGGTCCACTACGCTGCACGCAGTGGAGAAGCTGCAGGTGCGTCTGGCCACTAAGACGGACCCGAAAAAGCTagagaaatatttgcagaaaCTCTCCGCCTTGCCCATGACGGCAGACATCCTGGCGGAGACTGGAATCAGAAAGACGGTGAAGCGCCTGCGGAAGCACCAGCACGTGGGCGACTTTGCCAGAGACTTAGCGGCCCGGTGGAAGAAGCTGGTGCTTGTGGACCCAAACACCGGGCCTGATGCACAGGACCCCGAGGAGAGCGCTTCCCGAAAGCGCTATGGGGAGGCTCTTCAGGACCAGGAAAAGGCCTGGGGCTTCCCAGAGAACGGGACGGTCCCCAGGAGCCCACCTGACAGTCCTGAGCACAGACGGACAGCACACAGAACACCTCCGGGGCTCCAGAGACCTCACCGAAGGTCTCCCAGTCGCGAGCACAGAGCCCAGAGAAAGCGCCCCAGAAGGGCCCCAGCTGATTCAGGCCCCCATGGGGCCCCTCCATTGCACACCGCTCCCCTCCCGACGCCCGAGGGCCCTGAGCCGGCTGTGCCCGGGAAGCAACCCGGAAGAGGCCACGCTCACGCCGCTCAGGGCGGGCCTCCGCTGGGTCAGGGCTGCCAGGGCCAACCCCAGGGGGAAGCGCTTGTGAGCCACAGCAAGGGGCAC AAATCGTCCCGCTGGGCTTCCGCGCAGAAATTGCCTCCTGTCCAGGAAAGCCAGTCAGAGAGGCTGCAGGTGGCCGGCGCTGATTCTGCGGGGCCGAAAACGGTGCCCAGCCATGCCTTCTCAGAGCTCTGGGACCCCTCAGAGGCCTGGATGCAGGCCAACTACGATCTACTTTCCGCTTTTGAGGCCATGACCTCCCAGGAAAAGCCAGAAGCACTCTCCGCACCAACGTTCCAGGAGGAAGCCGCCTTCACTGGACACAGAGTGAATGCTAAGATACAGGTGTACTCGGGCTCCAGGCCTGCCTGCCAGCCCCAGGTGCTGACGCTGCGCCAGCAGTGCATCCGGGGGCTTAGACACAATCCGGACGCCCTCGGCGACGTG GAGGGGGTCCCCTACTCGGTTCTTGAACCCCTTCCGGAAGGGTGGACGCCTGATCAGCTGTATCGCAGAGAGAAATACAATCACGCACTCGCTGGGGACACAGATGAATTATGGAGGATTCATTGTCTCCAGGACTTCAAGGAAGAAAAGCCACAGGAGCACGAGTCTTGGCGGGAGCTGTATCTGCGGCTTCGGGACTCCCGAGAGCAGCGGCTGCGAGCAGTCACCACGAAAATCCGATCTGCACGTGAAAACAAACCCATCCCCCGACAGACAAAGATGATCTGTTTCAACTCTGGGGCCAAGACGCCTTATGATGCTTCAAGGAGGCAAGAGAAGTCTGCAGGAGCCGCTGACCCCGAAGAGGGAGAGATCAAGCCAGCCCCCAAAGCCGCGGGCAGCAGCCACGTTCCCTCCAGCCGGGGCGGCGTGGGCGGTGGCGATAGGGGCGGTGGCGGCCTGGTGGGCGGCGGGG GCAGCAGCAATGAGCGCCCGGCGCCCGCCGCCAAAACCCGGAAACCGGCTGCCAAGAAAGTGGCCCCGCTGATGGCCAAGGCAATTCGAGACTACAAGAGGAGATTCTCCCGAAGATAA
- the LOC126941487 gene encoding elongin-A2-like, whose amino-acid sequence MAAGSITLHAVEKLQVYLTTKTDPKKLEKYLQKLSALPMTADILAETGIRKTVKRLRKHQHVGDFARDLAARWKKLVLVDPNTGPDAQDPEESASRKRYGAALQDQEKAWGFPENGTVPRSPPDSPEHRRTAHRTPPGLQRPHRRSPSREHRAQRKRPRRAPADSGPHGAPPLHTAPLPTPEGPEPAVPGKQPGRGHAHAAQGGPPLGQGCQGQPQGEALVSHSKGHKSFHQEKCPLCAQGDWHSPTLIREKSSWARLREETPRMPFRESARDRPSSGDAKKDKEGGRAGSSQHVPALVVAPDGHPNRPHHRQLNKKMPSLDGPYPGNGTHRLSSEEKEQLSNDQKTQEGKPPTAHVGRRSMSSLSEVEEVDMAEEFEQPTLSFEKYHTYDQLQKQRKKTGESSTTALGDKQRKANDSKGTRVSWDSAKKLLPFEESQSERLQAAGADSAGLKTVPSHAFSELWDSSEAWMQANYHSLLDSDSMTSQAKPEALTAPTFQEETAFTGGRVNAKMQVYSGSRPACQPQVLTLRQQCIRVLRNNPDTLSDVEGIPYSYLEPVLEGWTPDQLYRREKYNHALAGDTDELWRIHCLQDFKEEKPQEQESWRELCLQLQDTREQRLRVLTANIRSARENNPNSREAKMIYFNSVAKTPYDASRRQDKSAGAAEPENGELKLAPKPAVSSHVPSSRGSDSGGRDSSSSNVLHQLPEKRANPCLSSSNERVMLAAKTRKQAAKKVAPLMAKAIRDYKKRFSPR is encoded by the coding sequence ATGGCAGCAGGATCTATTACGTTGCACGCAGTGGAGAAGCTGCAGGTGTATCTGACCACTAAGACGGACCCGAAAAAGCTagagaaatatttgcagaaaCTCTCCGCCTTGCCCATGACGGCAGACATCCTGGCGGAGACTGGAATCAGAAAGACGGTGAAGCGCCTGCGGAAGCACCAGCACGTGGGCGACTTTGCCAGAGACTTAGCGGCCCGGTGGAAGAAGCTGGTGCTTGTGGACCCAAACACCGGGCCTGATGCACAGGACCCCGAGGAGAGCGCTTCCCGAAAGCGCTATGGGGCGGCTCTTCAGGACCAGGAAAAGGCCTGGGGCTTCCCAGAGAACGGGACGGTCCCCAGGAGCCCACCTGACAGTCCTGAGCACAGACGGACAGCACACAGAACACCTCCGGGGCTCCAGAGACCTCACCGAAGGTCTCCCAGTCGCGAGCACAGAGCCCAGAGAAAGCGCCCCAGAAGGGCCCCAGCTGATTCAGGCCCCCATGGGGCCCCTCCATTGCACACCGCTCCCCTCCCGACGCCCGAGGGCCCTGAGCCGGCTGTGCCCGGGAAGCAACCCGGAAGAGGCCACGCTCACGCCGCTCAGGGCGGGCCTCCGCTGGGTCAGGGCTGCCAGGGCCAACCCCAGGGGGAAGCGCTTGTAAGCCACAGCAAGGGACACAAATCGTTCCACCAGGAAAAATGTCCCTTGTGTGCCCAGGGCGATTGGCACTCCCCTACTTTGATCAGGGAGAAATCATCCTGGGCCCGCTTAAGAGAGGAAACCCCAAGGATGCCCTTCCGGGAAAGTGCCAGGGACAGGCCGTCCTCGGGTGACGCCAAGAAGGACAAGGAAGGGGGACGAGCTGGCAGCAGCCAGCATGTCCCCGCCTTGGTGGTGGCTCCAGACGGTCACCCAAATAGGCCTCATCACAGACAGTTGAACAAGAAGATGCCCAGTCTAGATGGCCCGTACCCAGGAAATGGGACACACCGCCTGTCCTCTGAGGAGAAAGAGCAGCTTTCCAACGACCAAAAGACTCAAGAGGGGAAGCCACCAACGGCTCATGTGGGCAGAAGGTCCATGAGCTCCCTCTCTGAGGTGGAGGAGGTAGATATGGCTGAGGAATTCGAGCAGCCCACTCTGTCATTTGAAAAATACCACACTTACGACCAGTTGcagaagcaaaggaaaaagacTGGGGAATCTTCCACCACTGCACTTGGAGATAAACAAAGGAAAGCAAACGATTCAAAGGGCACTCGTGTGTCCTGGGATTCAGCTAAGAAATTGCTTCCTTTCGAGGAAAGCCAGTCAGAGAGGCTGCAGGCAGCCGGTGCTGATTCTGCAGGGCTGAAAACGGTGCCCAGCCATGCCTTCTCAGAGCTCTGGGACTCCTCAGAGGCCTGGATGCAGGCCAACTACCATTCGCTATTGGATTCTGACTCCATGACCTCCCAGGCAAAGCCAGAAGCACTCACTGCACCAACCTTCCAGGAGGAAACTGCTTTCACTGGAGGCAGAGTGAATGCTAAGATGCAGGTGTACTCGGGCTCCAGGCCTGCCTGCCAGCCCCAGGTGCTGACGCTGCGCCAGCAGTGCATCCGGGTCCTTAGAAACAATCCCGACACCCTCAGCGATGTGGAAGGGATCCCCTACTCGTATCTTGAACCCGTTCTGGAAGGGTGGACACCTGATCAGCTGTATCGCAGAGAGAAATACAATCACGCACTCGCTGGGGACACAGATGAATTATGGAGGATTCATTGTCTCCAGGACTTCAAGGAAGAAAAGCCACAGGAGCAAGAGTCTTGGCGGGAGCTGTGCCTGCAGCTTCAGGACACCCGAGAGCAGCGACTAAGAGTACTGACAGCAAATATCCGATCTGCACGTGAAAACAACCCCAACAGCAGAGAGGCAAAGATGATCTATTTCAACTCTGTGGCCAAGACGCCTTATGATGCTTCAAGGAGGCAAGATAAGTCTGCAGGAGCTGCTGAACCTGAAAATGGAGAGCTCAAGCTAGCCCCAAAGCCTGCGGTAAGCAGCCACGTTCCCTCCAGCAGGGGCAGTGACAGTGGTGGCagagacagcagcagcagcaatgtcCTTCACCAGCTCCCTGAGAAGAGGGCCAACCCCTGCCTAAGCAGCAGCAATGAGCGCGTGATGCTCGCGGCCAAAACCCGGAAACAGGCTGCCAAGAAAGTGGCCCCGCTGATGGCCAAGGCAATTCGAGACTACAAGAAAAGATTCTCCCCACGATGA